Proteins found in one Solitalea lacus genomic segment:
- a CDS encoding TPM domain-containing protein: protein MPLFEEQNRKIIKEAIKWAESITSGEIRVCVEKVCPEDVLNRAAYYFKHLEMHKTSLRNGVLIYIAIEDQKFAIIGDAGINKHVGENFWQDTKQAMLQQFKQGLLVEGVVKGIEMAGKALSEYFPPVNKDVNELSDDIHFGHE from the coding sequence ATGCCTTTATTTGAAGAACAAAACCGGAAAATTATTAAAGAGGCCATAAAATGGGCCGAATCCATAACATCAGGAGAAATTCGTGTTTGCGTTGAGAAAGTTTGCCCAGAAGACGTTTTAAATCGTGCTGCATACTATTTTAAGCATTTGGAGATGCATAAAACCAGTTTGCGCAATGGCGTACTGATTTACATTGCAATTGAAGACCAAAAATTTGCCATTATTGGAGATGCGGGTATTAACAAGCATGTAGGTGAAAATTTCTGGCAGGACACAAAACAAGCAATGTTACAACAATTCAAACAAGGCCTATTGGTTGAGGGGGTTGTAAAAGGAATTGAAATGGCAGGCAAAGCATTATCAGAATACTTCCCTCCGGTTAATAAAGACGTAAATGAATTATCAGATGACATCCATTTTGGCCATGAATAA
- a CDS encoding NAD(P)/FAD-dependent oxidoreductase — protein sequence MIKELELTILPEFIQDIGHIQQQIANDLRISTKRINGFKVEKRSIDARSRVTVYRAKVLVYIDEPAPAPHVYNSLYEKVNDRKQVLVIGAGPAGLFAALRLIELGLKPIVLERGKDVKSRRRDLAAINKEGEVNPESNYCYGEGGAGTYSDGKLYTRSTKRGDVNKVLETFVAHGASEDILVDARPHIGTNKLPQIIVAIRESILNAGGEIHFDTKVIDFDIPFSQVKGVKTSKGDFQADNVVLATGHSARDIFYLLHQRNILIEAKPFALGVRIEHPQRLIDKAQYRCDIRHENLPPAYYSLVEQVNGRGAFSFCMCPGGIIAPCATEPEEIVVNGWSPSKRNNPYANSGTVVQINLEDVKGVENDSLAVLKFQQSIERKAFQVGGGLLKAPAQRMVDFVNNKISKDLPDCSYHPGIVSADLYDVLPGFVAQSLKNALPLFDKKMRGYFTNEAVLVGVESRTSSPVRIPRDKDTLEHPQIKGLFPCAEGAGYAGGIVSAAIDGIKCAEAIMKSI from the coding sequence ATGATTAAAGAACTTGAACTGACAATTTTACCTGAATTTATTCAGGATATCGGGCATATACAACAGCAAATTGCTAATGACCTGCGTATTTCAACTAAACGGATTAATGGATTTAAAGTAGAAAAAAGATCTATAGATGCACGATCACGTGTCACTGTTTATCGCGCAAAAGTGTTGGTTTATATTGATGAACCTGCCCCTGCTCCCCATGTTTATAATTCCTTATACGAAAAAGTGAATGACCGAAAACAGGTTTTGGTTATTGGAGCTGGTCCTGCAGGCCTATTTGCTGCTTTACGTTTAATTGAATTGGGGCTAAAGCCGATCGTTTTGGAGCGAGGAAAGGATGTGAAATCCCGTCGTCGTGATCTAGCCGCCATTAATAAGGAAGGTGAGGTAAACCCTGAAAGCAATTATTGTTATGGAGAAGGAGGGGCAGGAACCTATTCTGATGGTAAACTATACACTCGTTCGACAAAACGAGGGGATGTTAATAAAGTGCTGGAGACTTTTGTAGCTCATGGAGCTTCTGAAGATATTCTTGTTGATGCTCGTCCACATATAGGGACGAATAAATTGCCACAAATTATTGTGGCCATACGCGAATCCATTTTAAATGCCGGCGGGGAAATTCATTTTGATACAAAAGTCATTGATTTTGATATTCCTTTCAGTCAGGTAAAAGGAGTGAAAACCTCCAAAGGTGATTTTCAGGCTGATAATGTTGTTTTAGCAACAGGCCATTCTGCACGTGATATTTTTTATCTCCTTCATCAAAGGAATATCCTCATTGAAGCTAAGCCATTCGCTTTGGGTGTTCGTATTGAGCATCCTCAGCGGTTAATTGATAAAGCACAATACCGATGCGATATAAGACATGAAAATTTGCCACCGGCTTATTATAGTTTAGTTGAGCAGGTAAATGGGCGAGGTGCATTTTCGTTTTGTATGTGCCCAGGGGGGATCATTGCTCCATGTGCTACTGAACCCGAGGAAATTGTGGTAAATGGCTGGTCGCCTTCTAAACGTAATAATCCTTACGCAAATTCAGGTACCGTTGTCCAAATCAATTTAGAAGATGTTAAGGGTGTTGAAAACGATTCATTGGCAGTTTTAAAGTTTCAGCAATCTATAGAGCGTAAAGCATTTCAAGTTGGTGGAGGATTGCTAAAAGCGCCGGCCCAGCGTATGGTTGATTTTGTCAACAATAAAATCTCTAAAGATTTGCCAGATTGTTCATACCATCCAGGAATTGTAAGCGCCGATTTATATGATGTGCTTCCCGGCTTTGTTGCTCAAAGTTTAAAAAATGCACTTCCTTTATTTGATAAAAAGATGCGGGGGTATTTTACCAATGAAGCAGTTTTGGTAGGGGTTGAATCAAGAACTTCTTCACCTGTCCGTATTCCTAGAGATAAGGATACATTGGAGCATCCTCAGATAAAAGGTTTATTTCCTTGTGCCGAAGGTGCTGGTTATGCAGGAGGAATCGTTTCTGCCGCTATTGATGGGATCAAATGCGCAGAAGCGATAATGAAATCTATCTGA
- a CDS encoding DinB family protein, producing MSTKQVLIEELEAAVSGEPWHGPSLRDILKSVNFAMANSRPVPQVHSIAEIVMHLIAWTEEIADRLEGHPSSMPERGDWPSVDTLNEEDWNKILFDLSAAHQLLILNLQDFSDDNLQNIIGAERDTPLGSGLTYEVMLHGLAQHHAYHGGQIALLSKMLK from the coding sequence ATGTCAACAAAACAGGTATTAATTGAAGAACTAGAGGCTGCTGTTAGTGGAGAACCTTGGCATGGTCCTTCCTTGCGCGATATTTTGAAATCCGTCAACTTTGCAATGGCAAATAGTCGGCCTGTTCCTCAAGTTCATTCTATTGCAGAAATTGTTATGCACTTAATTGCTTGGACGGAGGAGATTGCCGATCGATTGGAAGGGCATCCTTCTTCAATGCCTGAAAGAGGTGATTGGCCATCGGTTGACACATTGAATGAAGAGGATTGGAATAAAATTCTTTTTGATTTAAGTGCAGCTCACCAATTGCTTATTTTAAACTTGCAAGATTTTTCGGATGATAATTTGCAAAATATAATAGGAGCTGAAAGGGATACTCCTTTAGGATCAGGTTTAACCTATGAAGTTATGCTTCATGGTTTAGCTCAACATCATGCTTATCACGGAGGTCAGATTGCATTACTCTCAAAAATGCTAAAATAG
- a CDS encoding TPM domain-containing protein: MNYQMTSILAMNKLKGFFLFFFLFLSFLVVGQDIPEKPNPPRLVNDYTQTLTTSQKDELERKLVAYNDSTSNQIAVVIVQSLNGYEIADYAIKLGQKWGVGQKEKRNGVVLLVSMGDRKVFIAVGYGLEGAIPDAYAKRITSTIIKPEFKAGNYFKGINDGTDAIMKFASGEYTVGPDDVVSNNKGGGSGGVLFVVFLIFGLIIIFSLLRRKRYQHIANRGAGSDLPFWVLMSMLGNSGRNSGNNDWGDFSGGGGDFGGFGGGDFGGGGAGDSW, encoded by the coding sequence ATGAATTATCAGATGACATCCATTTTGGCCATGAATAAACTTAAAGGTTTCTTTCTATTTTTCTTTCTATTCCTCTCATTCCTTGTCGTAGGCCAGGATATACCCGAGAAACCTAATCCACCTAGGTTAGTAAATGATTATACACAAACATTAACCACTTCCCAAAAGGATGAATTAGAACGAAAACTAGTTGCTTATAATGATTCCACTTCAAATCAAATTGCTGTAGTAATTGTTCAGTCACTTAATGGCTATGAAATTGCTGATTATGCAATCAAACTTGGACAAAAATGGGGAGTAGGACAAAAGGAGAAGCGTAATGGTGTAGTACTGCTCGTCTCTATGGGCGATCGAAAAGTATTTATTGCTGTAGGCTATGGACTTGAAGGTGCAATCCCAGATGCCTATGCAAAGCGTATAACCTCAACCATTATAAAGCCCGAATTTAAAGCAGGAAATTATTTTAAAGGTATTAACGACGGCACCGATGCCATCATGAAATTTGCTTCTGGTGAATATACCGTTGGGCCAGACGACGTGGTATCGAACAATAAAGGAGGTGGCAGTGGAGGCGTATTGTTTGTGGTATTTTTAATCTTTGGCTTGATTATCATTTTCTCATTACTAAGAAGAAAACGATACCAACATATAGCCAATAGAGGTGCGGGCTCAGACTTACCATTTTGGGTATTAATGAGTATGTTAGGCAACAGTGGTAGAAATAGCGGCAATAACGATTGGGGTGATTTTAGTGGCGGAGGTGGTGATTTTGGTGGTTTTGGAGGTGGTGATTTCGGGGGAGGAGGAGCCGGAGACAGTTGGTAA
- the dnaA gene encoding chromosomal replication initiator protein DnaA: MDRTCHSVWENCLKIIKDNVPAQSFRTWFEPIKALKLDTNVLTIQVPSVFFYEWLEEHYVSLLRKTIKHQLGSDGRLEYNIVMDKSSGSKNPYTVNYPTNSNGELKNQPVPMPVSINESIKNPFVIPGLKKLNIDPQLNAKYSFDNFVEGECNRLARSAGFAVAQKPGGTSFNPLFIYGGAGLGKTHLAQAIGSAVKTMYPDKLVLYVQAEKFGQQFVDSLKNNTINDFVNFYQLIDILVVDDVQFFSGKEKMQDIFFTIFNHLHTSGKQIIMTCDKAPKDLVGLEERLLSRFKWGLSADLQVPDIETRIAILQMKMKADGIQLPQDVIEYVAHNIDNNIRELEGALISLLAHSTLNRKEIDLPLAKQMLKNFIKHSTKEISMEYIQKLVCEYFEIPLEMVKSKTRKREIVQARQISMYLAKSHTKASLKSIGQFYGGRDHSTVIYACQTVEDLIETDKKFKNWVQDIQKKLKMS; the protein is encoded by the coding sequence ATGGATAGAACTTGTCATTCTGTATGGGAAAACTGTCTTAAAATTATCAAAGACAATGTGCCGGCCCAGAGTTTCCGAACTTGGTTCGAGCCCATCAAGGCTTTGAAATTAGACACCAATGTTTTAACCATACAAGTGCCTAGCGTTTTTTTCTATGAGTGGTTGGAGGAACACTATGTTTCGTTGCTTCGCAAAACCATTAAACATCAACTGGGTTCCGACGGACGTTTGGAGTATAATATTGTGATGGATAAATCGTCGGGTTCTAAAAATCCTTATACGGTTAATTATCCAACAAATAGTAATGGTGAGTTGAAAAATCAGCCGGTACCAATGCCTGTAAGTATCAATGAATCGATTAAGAATCCGTTCGTTATACCAGGATTGAAAAAGCTGAATATCGACCCTCAGTTGAATGCCAAGTACTCTTTCGACAATTTTGTTGAAGGGGAATGTAACCGTCTTGCCCGTTCAGCAGGGTTTGCTGTTGCACAAAAACCAGGTGGAACCTCGTTTAATCCTTTGTTTATATATGGAGGTGCCGGATTAGGTAAGACACACCTTGCACAAGCTATAGGATCGGCAGTTAAAACTATGTACCCGGATAAGTTGGTGTTATATGTTCAGGCTGAAAAATTCGGACAGCAGTTTGTAGATTCATTAAAGAACAATACCATTAATGATTTTGTTAACTTTTATCAGTTAATAGATATTTTAGTGGTGGATGATGTTCAGTTTTTCTCCGGCAAAGAGAAAATGCAGGATATTTTCTTTACGATCTTTAATCACCTACATACTAGTGGTAAACAAATCATTATGACTTGCGATAAGGCTCCTAAGGACTTGGTTGGTCTTGAAGAGCGATTGCTGTCTCGTTTTAAATGGGGATTGTCGGCTGATTTGCAGGTGCCTGATATTGAAACCCGTATTGCCATTCTTCAAATGAAGATGAAGGCTGATGGTATTCAATTACCTCAGGATGTTATTGAGTATGTTGCACACAACATTGATAACAATATTCGTGAGTTAGAAGGAGCTTTAATTTCTTTATTAGCTCATTCAACTTTAAACCGTAAGGAGATTGATTTGCCTTTGGCTAAGCAAATGCTTAAGAACTTTATTAAGCATTCGACCAAGGAAATTTCGATGGAATATATTCAAAAACTTGTATGTGAGTATTTTGAGATTCCACTGGAAATGGTAAAGTCAAAAACTCGTAAAAGAGAAATTGTTCAAGCCCGTCAGATTTCAATGTATTTGGCAAAAAGCCATACTAAGGCATCGCTTAAGTCAATTGGTCAATTTTATGGAGGTCGCGACCACTCTACGGTAATTTATGCTTGCCAAACAGTAGAAGATCTAATTGAGACCGATAAGAAGTTTAAAAACTGGGTTCAGGATATTCAGAAAAAGCTCAAAATGAGCTAA
- a CDS encoding methylmalonyl-CoA mutase family protein, translating into MKKLKAERDNDAVRKSLEALKGAAKDGSNLMPHILQSVENYATLGEIADVLRGVFGEF; encoded by the coding sequence TTGAAGAAGCTAAAAGCTGAACGGGACAATGACGCAGTGAGAAAATCGCTTGAGGCATTGAAAGGTGCTGCCAAAGACGGATCGAACTTAATGCCACACATTTTACAATCGGTTGAAAACTATGCCACTCTGGGCGAAATTGCAGATGTGCTAAGAGGTGTTTTTGGAGAGTTTTAA
- a CDS encoding LemA family protein, with amino-acid sequence MKKIALGVIAILALIFVVGGCNGYNKMVTLDQDVKQQWGQVQNVYQRRSDLIPNLVNTVKGYANFEKETLTQVIEARSKATAVNIDASKLTPETFQKFQQAQDGLSSALSRLMVVVEKYPDLKANQNFLELQAQLEGTENRIAVERNKFNEVTGNYNKKVKTFPNNLLAGMFGFSEKPYFQAQPGSEKAPTVQF; translated from the coding sequence ATGAAGAAAATCGCATTAGGCGTAATTGCCATTTTAGCTTTAATATTTGTAGTAGGCGGATGTAACGGCTACAACAAAATGGTGACCCTTGATCAGGATGTTAAGCAACAATGGGGACAAGTTCAAAACGTTTACCAACGTCGTTCCGATCTAATTCCCAATTTGGTAAATACCGTAAAAGGATATGCTAATTTTGAAAAAGAAACCTTGACCCAAGTTATTGAAGCTCGATCAAAAGCAACTGCAGTTAATATTGATGCAAGCAAATTAACACCGGAAACATTTCAAAAGTTTCAACAGGCACAGGACGGCCTAAGTTCTGCACTTAGCCGTTTAATGGTTGTGGTCGAAAAATACCCGGATTTAAAAGCCAATCAAAACTTTCTGGAGTTACAGGCTCAGCTAGAAGGCACGGAAAATAGAATTGCTGTTGAACGGAACAAGTTCAATGAGGTTACAGGAAATTACAATAAAAAGGTAAAAACATTTCCGAATAACTTATTAGCTGGGATGTTTGGGTTTAGTGAAAAACCATATTTCCAGGCTCAACCGGGTAGCGAAAAAGCACCAACAGTTCAATTCTAA
- a CDS encoding CoA-binding protein, translating to MSGKKTLVLGASTNPERYSFKAINRLVQHKHPVVAVGLREGNVAGVEIEKPQTIHNDIDTISLYVGPAHQPVYFDYILQTKPKRVIFNPGTENIELQQMLTQNGIQFEEACTLVLLSIGDF from the coding sequence ATGTCAGGAAAGAAAACTCTTGTGCTAGGAGCCTCCACAAATCCAGAACGTTATTCATTTAAAGCAATTAATAGATTGGTTCAGCACAAGCATCCAGTTGTAGCTGTAGGTTTAAGGGAAGGCAATGTGGCTGGAGTTGAAATAGAAAAGCCACAAACAATACATAATGATATTGATACAATTTCTTTGTACGTTGGGCCGGCGCACCAACCGGTCTACTTTGATTATATTCTACAAACCAAGCCCAAACGTGTTATTTTTAATCCAGGGACTGAAAATATTGAATTGCAACAAATGCTTACTCAAAATGGGATTCAATTTGAAGAAGCCTGTACCCTTGTCTTGCTATCAATAGGTGATTTTTGA